One genomic segment of Pseudomonadota bacterium includes these proteins:
- a CDS encoding alpha-E domain-containing protein: protein MLARVVENVYWLSRYLERAENTARIIGVNTNLLLDLPGGIAPGWLPLVDISGNRAEFDARNEGKGARGDERDVVQFLISDKENPGSICSSLAAARENARTLREILPTEAWELLNEFFAEFNKDAATGINKRTRFDFLKRIVVALQTIAGMLDGTMNRNDAHTFSTLGRNLERADMTSRIVDVRSAQLLPAETPELRPFETVQWMSVLKSLSGYQMYRLRMRTRVRRTDVLQFLLRDDQFPRSCQFCLTQLDNSLKPLPRSEGVLEQIETAAKFIERAPLATLDQPGLHELIDNIQLHIHNVHNGIAESYFPSGNVSGVQRMSLQSQTQSQRQTSLSFGERAKA from the coding sequence ATGCTTGCTAGGGTCGTCGAGAACGTCTATTGGCTCTCGCGTTATCTCGAACGCGCGGAGAACACTGCGCGCATCATCGGCGTGAACACCAACCTGCTGCTGGACCTGCCGGGCGGCATCGCCCCGGGCTGGTTGCCGCTGGTGGATATCTCCGGCAATCGCGCGGAGTTCGACGCGCGGAACGAGGGCAAGGGCGCACGCGGCGACGAGCGCGATGTGGTCCAGTTCCTCATATCGGACAAGGAAAACCCTGGCTCGATCTGCTCGTCACTCGCGGCTGCGCGCGAGAACGCGCGCACCTTGCGAGAGATCCTGCCCACCGAGGCATGGGAGCTGCTCAACGAGTTTTTCGCCGAGTTCAACAAGGATGCCGCGACCGGCATCAACAAACGCACGCGTTTCGATTTCCTCAAGCGCATCGTCGTCGCGCTGCAAACCATCGCCGGCATGCTGGACGGCACGATGAATCGCAACGACGCGCACACCTTCAGCACGCTGGGACGCAATCTCGAGCGCGCCGACATGACCAGCCGCATCGTCGACGTGCGCTCCGCCCAACTACTGCCCGCCGAGACCCCCGAATTGCGCCCGTTCGAAACCGTGCAGTGGATGAGCGTGCTCAAGTCGCTGTCGGGTTACCAGATGTATCGCCTGCGCATGCGTACGCGCGTCAGGCGCACCGACGTGCTCCAGTTCTTGTTGCGCGACGACCAGTTCCCACGCTCCTGCCAGTTCTGCCTCACGCAGCTCGACAATTCCCTGAAGCCGCTGCCGCGCAGCGAGGGCGTGCTCGAGCAGATAGAGACCGCCGCGAAGTTCATCGAACGCGCGCCGCTCGCCACGCTCGATCAACCCGGGCTGCATGAATTGATCGACAACATCCAGCTGCACATCCACAACGTGCACAACGGGATCGCGGAGAGTTACTTCCCCTCGGGCAACGTCAGCGGCGTGCAGCGCATGAGCTTGCAGTCGCAGACCCAGTCGCAGCGGCAGACGTCCCTGTCTTTCGGCGAGCGCGCCAAGGCCTGA
- a CDS encoding circularly permuted type 2 ATP-grasp protein: MKTDWTSYPSPGFHDELVGPGGGARAAGRALMRYLTDMDGGEIAVRQQAAEIAIKAMGITFTVYHEQDGSIDRSWPLDIIPRTISRKEWQKIEAGLIQRAAALNLFIDDVYHQQRFIKDGLMPASIIATSKNFRANVKGIKPPLGTWAHICGSDLIRDKDGTVYVLEDNLRVPSGVSYMLENRQVVKRVFPELFESAAILPVDDYPSQLYDMLAALSPRKETRPEVVVLTPGIYNSAYFEHAYLARQMGCELVEGRDLAVDSDDVVYMQTVRGWTRVDVIYRRIDDDFLDQEVFRKDSSLGVPGLMRAWAKGNVALANAPGAGVADDKLVYTYVPDMIKYYLDQDAILPNVPSWRCGDAKQLEHVLGNLESLVVKPVDGSGGYGMLMGPMSTKAERAKFADSLRADPRSFIAQPIVTLSTVPTLVNDKLEPRHVDLRPFILSGPQTSVTTGGLTRVALRKGSLVVNSSQGGGSKDTWIVDTDS; encoded by the coding sequence ATGAAGACCGACTGGACCTCTTACCCCTCTCCCGGATTCCACGACGAACTCGTTGGGCCCGGCGGTGGCGCCCGTGCGGCGGGTCGCGCGCTCATGCGTTATTTGACGGATATGGATGGCGGCGAGATCGCGGTCCGCCAGCAGGCGGCCGAAATCGCGATCAAGGCGATGGGCATCACTTTCACCGTCTACCACGAGCAGGACGGCTCGATAGACCGCTCCTGGCCGCTCGACATCATCCCGCGCACGATCTCGCGCAAGGAATGGCAGAAGATCGAGGCCGGGCTGATCCAGCGCGCCGCCGCCTTGAACCTGTTCATCGACGACGTCTACCACCAGCAGAGATTCATCAAGGACGGGCTCATGCCCGCCTCGATCATCGCGACCTCGAAGAACTTCCGCGCCAACGTCAAGGGGATAAAACCACCGCTCGGCACCTGGGCGCATATATGCGGCTCGGATCTGATCCGCGACAAGGACGGCACGGTGTACGTGCTGGAGGACAACCTGCGCGTTCCGTCGGGTGTGTCCTACATGCTCGAGAACCGGCAGGTCGTGAAGCGCGTGTTTCCCGAGTTGTTCGAGAGCGCGGCCATCCTGCCCGTCGACGACTACCCCTCGCAGCTCTACGACATGCTGGCGGCGCTGAGCCCGCGCAAGGAGACGCGGCCCGAGGTCGTGGTGCTGACTCCTGGCATCTACAACTCGGCGTACTTCGAACACGCCTATCTCGCGCGCCAGATGGGCTGCGAGCTGGTCGAAGGCCGCGATCTCGCGGTAGATAGCGACGACGTGGTGTACATGCAGACGGTGCGCGGCTGGACGCGCGTCGACGTCATCTACCGCCGCATCGACGACGATTTCCTCGACCAGGAAGTCTTCCGCAAGGATTCCTCGCTCGGCGTGCCGGGCTTGATGCGCGCCTGGGCCAAGGGCAACGTGGCGCTGGCGAATGCGCCGGGCGCGGGCGTGGCGGACGACAAGCTCGTCTATACCTACGTGCCCGACATGATCAAGTACTACCTGGACCAGGATGCAATCCTGCCGAACGTGCCCTCGTGGCGTTGCGGCGACGCGAAGCAGCTCGAACACGTGCTCGGCAATCTCGAGTCGCTGGTGGTCAAGCCCGTGGATGGCTCCGGCGGCTACGGAATGTTGATGGGCCCGATGTCGACCAAGGCCGAGCGCGCCAAGTTCGCGGACTCCCTTCGTGCCGATCCGCGCAGCTTCATCGCGCAGCCGATCGTCACGCTATCTACCGTGCCGACCCTGGTGAACGACAAACTCGAGCCGCGTCACGTCGATCTGCGGCCATTCATCCTGAGCGGGCCGCAAACATCCGTGACGACCGGCGGCCTCACACGCGTGGCGCTGCGCAAGGGCTCGCTGGTGGTCAATTCATCCCAGGGCGGCGGCAGCAAAGACACCTGGATCGTGGATACGGATAGTTAG